The stretch of DNA GATGCCATGGTTTGACTGGAGACCTgatggaagggaggaagggagccaTGCAAAGATATGGGAAAGAGCATCCCAGATGGAAGAGACTAACTATAAAAAGATCCTGAGGTAGGAACGGGATTGGTGTGTTTAAGATGTGTGGTGAAGTGGGTGGGAAGTGTTACATGTTAATGTTACAACATATAATGCCAAGTGTTACAACATGGTGGGCCATGATGGGGGCTCTGGAATTTATCCTAAGTTTGATGGGGCTTGCAAAGTAGCAGAAGGAGTTTGGAGTGGCTGGGATGAGATGAAGCTTggtgattggagaaggcagtgagaGAATTTCTCCATCAAGGCAGCACCTCACACCTCAGCTATGCCTACAAGATGGGGTCCCTTACCCAGGTGGATCCACAGACCTTCCTGATCACCCCTAAGACTCGACTCTGTGCAGGCATCATGCTAGGTGTTTCCATAATCATGTCTCATCAAACTCTcaggagaagcctggcaggaagGAGGCCATtgttcccatcttacagatgacaaaactgaggcatGAAAAGGCCAAGCCACTTGCTTGGACTGCATGACTGGTTGGAGTGGAGTTGGACTATGAATCCAAGTTCCCTAAGCCATTCTGCTACCTTTCACCTTCTCCTTCACTGCCCTGTGAAGTTTTCAAGGAAGTGGAATTCTAGAAAATTCCTGAGGGTAAAATGATGGGGTCTTCTGGATGGCTCCTGAGCCAGAAGCAGGTTGGGACTGAAGCAGGGAAACATGCTCCCCAGGACGAGTCCCCTCCAATAGCCCTGCTTCCTTCCACGGTGGGAGAAGGGGTTTTTCCACAAGTTGAATGACAGCGGAAGTGTGACATGTGGCAGGGAACACAAGGGCTGGGGAGGTTTTCCTTCTGTCCTGATTGGTGGTAGATCCTCCCAAACCATCTGGCTGTGATTCTGGAAATGTCCATTCGTGTTAATCTCATGAACTGCAGGAGTTGTGGGGTCCTCCCCAGAACGCTGCTCTGATGAGGGGACATCAGTTGACCCTGGGAAGTAGTCATAGAGCCAGCATCCAGGCCAGATGTGTCTGCTTTGAACTTGTCACTGACCAGCTATGTGGCCTTGGGGAAAGTTTTCACTTCTCCAAGCCTGTTTCCATGTGTGTTAACTGGGCATAGGATCACATTCCTTAAGTCCATGGAGTGTAGTGAAAATCAAGTGAGGTGATGTACTTAGGAAGAAAAGCCCACTTTGACTGTGACAGGCTAAGAAAATGCAACGAAACGAAGTCCCCTAAGCGCCCTCACCAAGGGATCCGGCTAAGCAGAACAGAAGCTCTGCCActagctagctgtgtgaccttaggctcccggggcctcagtttcctcatctttaaaatgggaataatagcacCTATCACATGGGGTTGTGGCTGTAATTTGATGCCTGTCAAGTGCTTGGAAAAGTACCTGGCccttagtaagtgctcaatagatGCTCGGGGTTTTGATTTTCAGGTGCATGTAACAAGGGCTATAAAGGGCTGCATGGGAGGGTCAGATGTTGAACTCTGACAGATTCAGGGTTCAGCTCTAAGCGTGGATGTTTataagctgtgtgaccctgggcaagctaCCTAATGTCTCTGAGCTTCaattttctcctctgtgaaaCCTCCTGCATATATAATGGCTGGTTCCTAGGAAACACTGAACACTGGCAGCTGTTACTATAATATTATTAGTATCATCATCCCCCTTCCCTTGTCCTCAGCCACCTTCCAGCCCAGAGGCTCACCCCTCTTACCTcgctcctcctccttctcccggACGACCCTCCCCTTGAGGGCCCggctccaggctcccccgtagtCCCCCAGCTTGGCTCTCTCATTCCCGTCCTTGCCCTTGAACCAGGGTCCGTACCTGCGGGCGATGCTTGAGACTTCACCTGTGTCCCGGAAGCCTCTGCCCAGATTTAAGTCACCCAGGAAGGTCAGCTCAGCGCCCTCCACTGGGGCCCCCGCAGCGGGGTTGGCCTGGTTCTGGGAGACAGCAGGCTGACCCACAAAACCAGAGTGAAGGAAGACAAGGCTCCCAGCTGTCAGGTAGAGCACCAGGAAGGTAAAGAAACGCACAGGCTTCCTGCGGAAGTACCGCTGGAATTTGAACCAGAGCTTGGCCATAGTGGGATCATTCCGGACTGGATCGCTGGGGCTCAGCTGGGGCTTGGGGGGGTGTGGTccaaggagagaagggaggggggcTTTGTTTCTTAAGCTTCCCTTAGGGATGGAGCCCCTGGGGGTCTTCAGTCTTAATTCCGCTGTGAAGGTGACTGCCAAGTCCAGGGCAGGAGGGCAAGTCCAATGCTTGGCTGACGCCAAGAGAAGAGAGGACAGGCTTCCCCAGCCCTCCTGAGGTCAGGGTGGGCTTCTCTGGGCCATGAAAGGGGTTCTGAGGCTCAGGGCACTCAGGAGTTGGTCCCATGTTCCTACATCTTGTTCTCTGCCGCAGAATTCCCAAAGAACTTGGAAAATAGCAATCGGAGGAGGATTTTGTGAGGGTTCACAGGCAGCTGGAGTTCGCTTCTTGCCCGTTCTTGGTTGCTCAGGCCTATAGGACCTACGTTAATTCACAGAGGGCCTCTTTCCCAGCTGGGGACCAAGCTCAGTCTGTCCACCTGGTGGAAACACAAGCGGGCAGCCTTTCATCTGGTGAAGCATTAGGGCTCAGGGCTGCCACCTGCAAAAGAGCACAGGTACAGACATAAGAAACCTCCTGGCAGAGGCCAGAATGTGAAGCTTTCTTGAACATTCTCAGGGGAGGGGAGAATGCAGAGTCCAGAGAGGGAGGAAACCAGTGGCCCAAAGAACCCAGCAGTGCTGGGTAAAAGCGACTCCTGCTGGTCCTCATCTTGGGACAAGCTTTATCTTGGACAAACTCAGGTCCTTAAGCCCCAttgctcagtgctcagtcatgtttgactctttgcgaccctttggactgtagcccaccaggctcctctgtccatgggatctttcatacatgaatactggagtgggttgccattcccttctccaagggatcttcccaacccagggattgaacctgcacctcttgcatctcctgcattgcaggcagattctttactgctgagccatgggggaagcccttCCTAAGCCCCATACATCTGCATATTTGTCAAATATATGCTGATTCATGGGGGTTACTTTAAGTCTAAATGTACTTCCTAGGTCTTTGCCAGACTGTCTGCTGGACGTGGCTGATACTGAACTAGatcaaatttgttcattttttcccccccaaacaCATATTTATAgaagacctactgtgtagcaggCACTgtcctgcatgtgtgctaagtcgcttcagtctgtccgactctttggggccccatgtagactgtagcccccaggctcctctgtccatgggatttttcaggcaggaatactggagtgggttgccatgccctccttcaggctctgttctaggtgctgggaaTAAAGCTGTGAACCCAAGAGACACAGTTCCTTCTCTCACCGGGATCACGTTGTCATGGAAGAGTTCAAACCCAGAGTCCCTCTCTTTTAtccaaggaagaaaaggagaaggaaggaaagtagAA from Bos taurus isolate L1 Dominette 01449 registration number 42190680 breed Hereford unplaced genomic scaffold, ARS-UCD2.0 Leftover_ScbfJmS_1764, whole genome shotgun sequence encodes:
- the LOC112445533 gene encoding sialate:O-sulfotransferase 2; its protein translation is MAKLWFKFQRYFRRKPVRFFTFLVLYLTAGSLVFLHSGFVGQPAVSQNQANPAAGAPVEGAELTFLGDLNLGRGFRDTGEVSSIARRYGPWFKGKDGNERAKLGDYGGAWSRALKGRVVREKEEERAKYIGCYLDDTQSRALRGVSFFDYKKMTVFRCQDNCAERGYLYAGLEFGAECYCGHKIQAANVSEAECDMDCKGERGSVCGGANRLSVYRLQLAQESARRCT